A genome region from Pirellulales bacterium includes the following:
- a CDS encoding aspartate-semialdehyde dehydrogenase has protein sequence MFDTIAVVGATGAVGTIIRELLEERGFPARKVKFLASRRSAGFKLKFAGDMHPVEELTPESFEGVELAIGSTPDEVAREFAPWAVERGCVVVDESGYFRMDPKVPLVVPEVNPEAIRQHNGIISSPNCSTTQMVVAMKPLHDAAKILRVVVSTYQATSGAGVAGNRDLDAGTRAHLSGESHNYETFAHPIAFNLIPHIGSPKHEGYTSEEMKMVRETHKIFGDDSIRVCPTCVRVPVTNCHSESILVETERKLTLNEARDLFAATPGIIVEDDLASKVYPMPLGCSGRNEVFIGRIREDLSSPNGIAFWCVSDNLRKGAATNAVQIAELLARSRQTQGAV, from the coding sequence AACGATCATTCGCGAGTTGCTCGAAGAGCGTGGTTTTCCAGCTCGCAAGGTAAAATTCCTGGCCTCGCGGCGGTCGGCCGGCTTCAAGCTGAAGTTTGCCGGCGACATGCACCCGGTCGAAGAACTGACGCCCGAATCGTTCGAGGGGGTCGAGCTGGCCATCGGCAGCACGCCGGATGAAGTGGCTCGCGAGTTCGCCCCCTGGGCGGTCGAGCGCGGCTGCGTGGTGGTCGACGAGAGCGGCTACTTCCGCATGGACCCGAAGGTCCCGCTGGTCGTGCCCGAGGTAAACCCCGAGGCCATCCGCCAGCACAACGGTATCATCTCGAGCCCGAACTGCTCGACCACGCAAATGGTCGTGGCGATGAAGCCGCTGCACGACGCCGCCAAGATCCTGCGCGTCGTGGTCAGCACCTACCAGGCCACGAGCGGCGCCGGCGTGGCGGGCAATCGCGATCTCGATGCCGGCACCCGGGCGCACCTGTCGGGCGAATCGCACAACTACGAAACCTTCGCCCACCCGATCGCCTTCAATCTGATTCCGCACATCGGATCGCCGAAGCATGAGGGGTACACCTCGGAAGAGATGAAGATGGTGCGCGAGACGCACAAGATCTTCGGCGACGATTCGATCCGCGTCTGTCCGACCTGCGTCCGAGTGCCGGTGACCAACTGCCACAGCGAGAGCATCCTGGTCGAGACCGAGCGCAAGCTGACGTTGAACGAGGCCCGCGACCTCTTCGCCGCGACCCCCGGCATCATCGTCGAGGACGATCTCGCGTCGAAGGTCTACCCGATGCCGCTCGGCTGCAGCGGTCGGAATGAAGTCTTCATCGGGCGCATTCGTGAAGACCTGTCGAGCCCGAACGGTATCGCTTTCTGGTGCGTGAGCGACAACCTGCGCAAAGGCGCCGCCACGAACGCCGTGCAGATTGCCGAGCTGTTGGCACGCTCTCGGCAGACGCAGGGCGCGGTGTAG